A part of Camelus ferus isolate YT-003-E chromosome 6, BCGSAC_Cfer_1.0, whole genome shotgun sequence genomic DNA contains:
- the C6H14orf180 gene encoding nutritionally-regulated adipose and cardiac enriched protein homolog isoform X3, whose translation MKTAAHALSPDSQPETQHQTRNDEETAPGSPMPRAGREGGRKGPSSILRRSRRECSHRGAEPQRTTRRVHFREPLEVAVHYIAGREPTADNQGPGRPQPWPRPRPRPRGGALILRLTVCVLLLLVLGLYLGRAKPISLALEGLRARLLVLLLRLRLAALECWRCLLRL comes from the exons ATGAAGACTGCAGCGCACGCCTTGAGCCCCGACTCCCAGCCAGAGACGCAACATCAGACCAGAAATGATGAAGAGACGGCTCCAGGCTCACCAATGCCCAGGGCGGGGAGG GAGGGTGGCAGGAAGGGCCCCTCCTCAATCCTGAGACGAAGCCGGAGGGAGTGCAGCCATCGTGGGGCCGAGCCACAGAGAACCACGAGGCGCGTGCACTTCCGGGAGCCCCTGGAGGTGGCCGTCCACT acaTCGCAGGCAGGGAGCCCACCGCCGACAACCAGG GGCCTGGtcggccccagccctggccccggccccggccccggccccgcggcGGCGCCCTGATCCTGCGGCTGACCGTGTgcgtcctgctgctgctggtgctggGCCTGTACCTGGGCCGGGCCAAGCCCATCTCGCTGGCCCTGGAGGGCCTCCGGGCCCGGCTCCTCGTCCTGCTCCTGCGCCTGCGGCTCGCGGCCCTGGAGTGCTGGCGCTGCCTCCTACGGCTCTGA
- the C6H14orf180 gene encoding nutritionally-regulated adipose and cardiac enriched protein homolog isoform X2: MPSAAPAPRRPQSHTPSRAARQGPLTDVGGQQNPLVCHLPPNSFPEGGHRGRTSGRPLLQGGHRPGRGQGGPWPWGPGKSSQGPCPVGSTKAPSSGSALLSLQPPRRPFREEGARGVPPRAGEVRPVGRANHSPPWPPGPGRPQPWPRPRPRPRGGALILRLTVCVLLLLVLGLYLGRAKPISLALEGLRARLLVLLLRLRLAALECWRCLLRL; encoded by the coding sequence ATGCCCAGTGCAGCCCCGGCCCCACGCCGCCCTCAAAGCCACACCCCCAGCAGAGCCGCTCGTCAGGGGCCCCTGACGGACGTGGGTGGACAACAGAACCCCTTGGTGTGCCATCTGCCCCCCAATTCCTTCCCTGAGGGAGGGCACAGGGGCAGGACCAGCGGGAGGCCCTTGCTGCAAGGAGGCCACCGGCCCGGGCGGGGACAGGGAGGCCCATGGCCGTGGGGACCTGGGAAGTCATCCCAGGGGCCCTGCCCAGTGGGCAGCACCAAGGCGCCATCCTCGGGGTCAGCCTTGCTCTCCCTACAGCCTCCCCGCCGGCCCTTCAGGGAGGAGGGCGCCCGTGGGGTCCCCCCCAGAGCTGGGGAGGTCAGGCCTGTGGGTCGGGCTAACCACAGCCCCCCTTGGCCCCCAGGGCCTGGtcggccccagccctggccccggccccggccccggccccgcggcGGCGCCCTGATCCTGCGGCTGACCGTGTgcgtcctgctgctgctggtgctggGCCTGTACCTGGGCCGGGCCAAGCCCATCTCGCTGGCCCTGGAGGGCCTCCGGGCCCGGCTCCTCGTCCTGCTCCTGCGCCTGCGGCTCGCGGCCCTGGAGTGCTGGCGCTGCCTCCTACGGCTCTGA
- the C6H14orf180 gene encoding nutritionally-regulated adipose and cardiac enriched protein homolog isoform X1 yields MQGAGRMGQTGKSQRLGKEGRDRQWEPWRAQRVWCFSGEVALAAQGGGCWGGGVERGGRRGIGNAARSGRGPGRGRQWGQQERDCKGGRGVPQRAGGTLTSGLSPVLASELAANQGRLQTQMSPPRGRDSHELGLSPASGGPRGRNSLLPASLCFLHPQEGGRKGPSSILRRSRRECSHRGAEPQRTTRRVHFREPLEVAVHYIAGREPTADNQGPGRPQPWPRPRPRPRGGALILRLTVCVLLLLVLGLYLGRAKPISLALEGLRARLLVLLLRLRLAALECWRCLLRL; encoded by the exons ATGCAAGGGGCCGGGAGGATGGGCCAGACCGGGAAGTCCCAGCGTCTGGGAAAGGAGGGCAGAGACAGGCAGTGGGAGCCATGGAGGGCTCAGCGTGTCTGGTGCTTCTCGGGCGAAGTCGCCCTGGCAGCACAGGGAGGcgggtgttggggtgggggtgtggagagGGGAGGACGGCGAGGTATCGGGAATGCAGCTAGGTCAGGACGGGGTCCTGGACGAGGGCGCCAGTGGGGACAGCAGGAGAGGGACTGTAAGGGAGGACGGGGGGTCCCCCAAAGAGCAGGTGGGACCCTGACTTCAGGCCTGAGTCCTGTTCTAGCCTCTGAGCTTGCTGCCAACCAGGGCAGATTGCAAACACAGATGTCCCCACCGAGGGGACGGGACAGCCATGAGCTGGGCCTGTCCCCAGCCTCCGGAGGGCCGAGGGGAAGGAACTCacttctgcctgcctccctctgttTCCTGCATCCCCAGGAGGGTGGCAGGAAGGGCCCCTCCTCAATCCTGAGACGAAGCCGGAGGGAGTGCAGCCATCGTGGGGCCGAGCCACAGAGAACCACGAGGCGCGTGCACTTCCGGGAGCCCCTGGAGGTGGCCGTCCACT acaTCGCAGGCAGGGAGCCCACCGCCGACAACCAGG GGCCTGGtcggccccagccctggccccggccccggccccggccccgcggcGGCGCCCTGATCCTGCGGCTGACCGTGTgcgtcctgctgctgctggtgctggGCCTGTACCTGGGCCGGGCCAAGCCCATCTCGCTGGCCCTGGAGGGCCTCCGGGCCCGGCTCCTCGTCCTGCTCCTGCGCCTGCGGCTCGCGGCCCTGGAGTGCTGGCGCTGCCTCCTACGGCTCTGA